In the genome of Marinitoga litoralis, the window CTTCAGCATCTTCAGCATAGATTGTATATTTCATATGAGCCTTAGATTCACCACAAAATGCATCTTCTAAAAATTTTCTTGTCATTTCTTTCTTTACCATATTTAGTCCCCCCTTTTAATAATTTCATAATTAAATTTATTACAAATAAATTTATACAATAATATTGTATATTTGAATTATTAATTAAAGGTTTCGTTTTTTTTGCATTAAAATGAACAAGCGTTTTGATTAATATGTATGATATAATTTTTATATGAAAACTTAAATAACAAGGAGGAGTTATGGAAAAGAAATATAAGGATCTTCAATTTTATAAATTTTGTGCATACGGTTTTTTAAAAAATTTAAGATTTTTTGATCCTTTTTTGATTTTATTTTTCCTTGAAAAAGGTTTATCATATTTTCAAATTGGTATTTTATATTCAATAATGAAAATAGCAACAAATATTCTTGAAATTCCAACTGGAATAATTGCTGATTCTATTGGTAGAAGAAGGTCTATGGTATATTCTTTTTCCAGTTACATTATTTCTTTTTTTATTTTTTATGTTTCAAGTGATTTTTACTTATTTTCATTTGCTATGATTTTATATGCTTTTGGTGAAGCATTTAGAACTGGTACTCATAAGGCTATGATATTAGAGTATTTAAAGATTAAAGGTTGGACAAATATGAAGGTGCATTATTATGGAAATACACGTTCATGGTCTCAACTAGGCTCTGCTATTTCATCATTATTAGCTGCATCAATTGTTTTTATTTCCGGGAATTATAGAGTAATATTCTTAGCATCAATTATACCTTATATACTTGATTTAATTTTAATGCTTACTTATCCAAAAGAATTAGACGGAGAATTAAAAGAATTTAATATCAATAACTTAAAAAATTCATTTAAAAATGTTTTGCATGAATTTATTTTATCCTTTAAAGAAATTAAATTATTAAAAAGTATTTTGTTAACTGCAACATATAGTGGTTATTATTCTGCAATAAAAGACTTTTTACAACCTATACTTAAGAATTTTGCCTTATCTTTACCTATATTTCTTTACTTAAATGATGAAAAAAGATCATCAATAGTAATTGGTATTGTATATTTCATTTTATACTTAATTACATCTTTCTTCTCA includes:
- a CDS encoding MFS transporter; amino-acid sequence: MEKKYKDLQFYKFCAYGFLKNLRFFDPFLILFFLEKGLSYFQIGILYSIMKIATNILEIPTGIIADSIGRRRSMVYSFSSYIISFFIFYVSSDFYLFSFAMILYAFGEAFRTGTHKAMILEYLKIKGWTNMKVHYYGNTRSWSQLGSAISSLLAASIVFISGNYRVIFLASIIPYILDLILMLTYPKELDGELKEFNINNLKNSFKNVLHEFILSFKEIKLLKSILLTATYSGYYSAIKDFLQPILKNFALSLPIFLYLNDEKRSSIVIGIVYFILYLITSFFSRKSGKFSERFNNLYSPLIITMNLGFIFGILSGILYENNLFLFSIIFYIGIYLIENLRRPIGVAYISENINSNILASVLSVESQLKTILGAFLVPLIGLLADKFDIGISLIIISSSLMIINIFILKNNN